A stretch of Branchiostoma lanceolatum isolate klBraLanc5 chromosome 14, klBraLanc5.hap2, whole genome shotgun sequence DNA encodes these proteins:
- the LOC136448903 gene encoding CMP-N-acetylneuraminate-beta-galactosamide-alpha-2,3-sialyltransferase 1-like produces the protein MWRRLRLYAVVAMAALATLLTSYMKDSFLRKGKNYRQPDMTSTLFGANHKDREDVMYDFLEHFQPKLDPNWELQYESYNRDRDFMPSTCPYGLVHRKNKSRWFESRYIDDIKIFMDNEDIEDDNFKKLQSKYLLPFGYKDKNKTAVREIFSVLRDPPVWGRGRKKCVRCAVVGTGGQLKGSRRGKEIDSHDYVFRLNHALVGSWYARDVGNKTSFYIFFPESGHIQHVIKSDPILVYIPFKDWDLAWMAGWLIRKKVPPPQCWVDKEPDCRKYGYPGEPKLVRPERLRLAHPDFLRYVFCNYLNATGQRPTTGVFTAFMAVHMCDQVSLYGFGFDPRYPMHYYDQDIFTEPRENDTAHNFGNERALWRILDRENIVRWVRR, from the exons ATGTGGAGAAGGCTTCGTCTATATGCCGTCGTTGCGATGGCAGCGTTAGCAACTTTACTGACAAGCTACATGAAAGACAGCTTCTTGCGGAAAGGAAAAAATTATAG ACAACCCGACATGACTTCCACACTCTTCGGTGCCAATCACAAAGACAGGGAAGACGTCATGTACGACTTTTTGGAACACTTTCAACCGAAACTCGACCCAAACTGGGAACTTCAATACGAGAGCTACAACAGGGACAGGGACTTCATGCCCTCG ACGTGTCCATACGGATTAGTGCACAGGAAGAACAAGTCGAGATGGTTCGAGTCTAGGTACATCGACGACATTAAGATCTTCATGGACAACGAAGACATAGAAGACGACAACTTCAAGAAGCTACAGTCCAAATATCTTCTGCCATTCGGCTAcaaggacaaaaacaaaaccg CTGTTAGGGAGATTTTCAGCGTGCTGCGTGACCCTCctgtgtgggggagggggaggaagAAATGTGTGCGGTGTGCCGTGGTGGGCACGGGGGGACAACTCAAGGGCTCACGGAGGGGCAAGGAGATAGATAGCCACGACTATGTCTTCAG GTTGAATCACGCTTTAGTCGGAAGTTGGTACGCTCGGGACGTTGGGAACAAGACTTCCTTCTACATCTTCTTCCCAGAGTCCGGGCATATACAACACGTCATCAAATCG GACCCTATTCTAGTTTACATCCCGTTTAAGGATTGGGATTTGGCGTGGATGGCCGGTTGGCTGATTCGGAAGAAGGTCCCGCCGCCTCAGTGTTGGGTGGACAAGGAACCTGACTGTCGCAAATATGg CTACCCCGGAGAGCCGAAGCTGGTTCGCCCGGAGCGGCTCCGTCTCGCCCACCCTGACTTCCTGCGCTACGTGTTCTGTAACTACCTGAACGCCACCGGTCAGAGACCCACCACGGGAGTCTTCACCGCCTTCATGGCCGTGCACATGTGTGACCAGGTCTCTCTCTACGGATTCGGATTCGACCCGAG GTACCCGATGCACTACTATGACCAAGACATTTTCACGGAGCCCAGAGAGAACGACACAGCTCACAATTTCGGAAACGAGCGGGCGCTGTGGCGTATTCTGGACCGGGAAAACATTGTTCGCTGGGTTCGAAGATGA